The Rhododendron vialii isolate Sample 1 chromosome 8a, ASM3025357v1 genome has a window encoding:
- the LOC131299250 gene encoding 1-aminocyclopropane-1-carboxylate oxidase, with translation MALISPDPSTDHAPVDFRAPPPSPVASGRRSSVTNEDVLSNFLQHSLPVPNLTLPDKVFPRQKSIQNPPRIDFRNLDDAVQEILGSISGSGCFQLVNHEIRGEVVRSVLTAGAGVFGLSPEEKAAVVRSPEKVYGFEEFRGEDEREMGEEFVWCRDEGLELEMEGVWPTGYSNFSNKMERLLLEIEKIAGKIFQVLKEHTMRNPICENGTTEGQEIANSICYLYKHCPNINGDESANSLKYDVIRMLVRGSDYSHALCLHLCDGSSEFHVYSKKGWVSFCPDKDAIVITIGDQIQAWSGGKYKHVIGRPIFKGEAEEDSCISMAFLCSPQNVTNSLKTNKGKKPISLGLQALVAILFTLLYHFWVYFT, from the exons ATGGCATTGATCTCCCCCGACCCATCAACAGACCACGCCCCCGTCGACTTCCGCGCCCCGCCGCCTTCCCCGGTCGCCTCCGGCCGCCGCTCCTCTGTCACAAACGAAGACGTCCTGTCCAATTTCCTCCAACACTCTCTCCCCGTCCCAAACCTCACTTTGCCCGATAAAGTCTTCCCCCGCCAAAAATCCATCCAAAACCCTCCGAGAATCGACTTTCGCAACCTCGACGATGCCGTTCAAGAAATCCTCGGATCTATCTCCGGAAGCGGGTGTTTTCAGCTCGTGAATCACGAGATCAGGGGAGAAGTTGTCCGGTCGGTTTTGACGGCCGGAGCCGGGGTTTTCGGGTTGTCGCCAGAGGAGAAGGCGGCGGTGGTGAGGTCGCCGGAGAAGGTATATGGGTTTGAGGAGTTTCGTGgggaggatgagagagagatgggggaagAGTTTGTTTGGTGTAGAGATGAAGGGTTGGAGTTGGAAATGGAGGGAGTTTGGCCAACTGGATATTCAAATTTCAG TAATAAAATGGAAAGACTTCTGTTGGAGATAGAGAAGATAGCTGGAAAAATCTTCCAAGTCCTAAAGGAGCACACCATGAGAAACCCAATATGTGAAAATGGCACAACAGAAGGTCAAGAAATTGCCAACTCCATCTGCTATCTCTACAAGCATTGCCCCAACATCAATGGCGATGAGTCGGCCAACTCACTGAAATATGATGTGATCAGAATGCTGGTGAGGGGATCAGATTACTCTCATGCACTCTGTTTGCACCTCTGTGATGGATCCTCGGAGTTTCATGTTTATTCCAAGAAAGGGTGGGTGTCTTTTTGCCCGGATAAAGATGCCATAGTCATCACAATTGGAGATCAAATCCAG GCATGGAGTGGTGGGAAGTACAAGCATGTGATAGGAAGGCCAATCTTCAAAGGAGAAGCTGAAGAAGACAGTTGTATCTCTATGGCTTTCCTCTGTTCTCCCCAAAACGTCACCAATAGTTTGAAAacaaataaagggaaaaaaccCATATCACTTGGCCTACAAGCCTTGGTGGCAATACTTTTCACTCTTCTTTACCATTTTTGGGTTTATTTCACTTGA
- the LOC131299274 gene encoding protein SAWADEE HOMEODOMAIN HOMOLOG 1-like translates to MESLKDDVTPSDPSVVVPEDPPLDFSIPINAPESHQKPKVESVPGLSDLVFEAKSSKDGAWYDVASFLNHRFLHTGELEVRVRFAEFRKEDDEWVNVERGVRERSIPLEPSECDRVNVGDLVLCFRETDEEAIYCDAHIVSIQRRLHDIRGCRCFFVVRYDDDEVEEKVQLTTLCSRPK, encoded by the exons ATGGAGAGCTTAAAGGATGATGTCACTCCCTCTGATCCCTCAGTTGTTGTGCCTGAAGATCCTCCTCTAGATTTCTCCATCCCAATTAATGCACCAGAAAGTCATCAAAAGCCTAAAG TTGAAAGCGTCCCAGGTCTTTCAGATTTGGTATTTGAAGCTAAATCGTCGAAGGATGGTGCTTG GTATGACGTTGCTTCGTTCCTCAACCACAGATTTCTTCACACTGGCGAACTT GAAGTTCGTGTAAGATTTGCTGAATTTCGTAAAGAGGATGACGAGTGGGTGAATGTAGAAAGGGGAGTGCGTGAACGTTCTATTCCTTTAGAACCTTCAGAGTGTGATCGCGTCAATGTTGGAGACCTTGTCCTATGCTTCCGG GAAACCGACGAAGAAGCGATCTACTGTGATGCACACATTGTGAGTATCCAGAGAAGATTACATGATATCCGGGGCTGCAGGTGCTTCTTTGTGGTTCGTTACGACGATGATGAGGTTGAG GAAAAAGTTCAGTTGACTACCTTGTGCTCCAGGCCAAAATGA